One stretch of Armigeres subalbatus isolate Guangzhou_Male chromosome 2, GZ_Asu_2, whole genome shotgun sequence DNA includes these proteins:
- the LOC134216919 gene encoding uncharacterized protein LOC134216919: MHTRDKLKPINREDWPALRDMFQSEWPQHELGYNTIQNYINWVAIDPKIKQLQILGLNDNWRDNGTFIVVDRYQIYMYSLDESGDSLKRALLLLDWDYSYLIVSAQESKREVIREALRSCNVDFQWEADSIKYELLKEDCLKLEVSLPAGLHLKKLDVKHARIANNVWPWRHEGSEYFLKRIAAWNTSIGLFNESGEMLAWSFVWPTGAIGPLEVAKDHFRKGYGTLITKAIAREVAKVGLNCYGTVVSTNAPSIAMFNKLGFQRLETTYYVRTFAKKLVEYDH; encoded by the exons ATGCATACccgtgataaattgaagcccaTCAACCGGGAAGATTGGCCTGCGCTGAGGGATATGTTCCAAAGTGAGTGGCCGCAGCACGAACTTGGATACAACACCATCCAAAACTACATCAACTGGGTGGCCATCGATCCGAAGATAAAACAGTTGCAGATACTGGGACTGAACGATAATTGGCGGGACAATGGAACGTTTATTGTTGTC GATCGATATCAAATTTACATGTATAGTCTGGATGAGTCCGGTGATTCATTGAAaagagctctcttgctgctGGATTGGGACTACAGTTACCTGATCGTCAGCGCACAAGAGTCCAAACGTGAAGTAATAAGGGAAGCGCTTAGATCATGTAATGTGGATTTCCAATGGGAAGCCGATAGCATCAAGTACGAGCTTCTGAAGGAGGATTGTCTCAAACTGGAAGTATCGTTGCCTGCCGGTTTACATCTGAAAAAACTTGATGTGAAGCACGCTCGTATCGCGAACAATGTTTGGCCATGGCGACACGAAGGGTCTGAATATTTTCTTAAGCGGATCGCAGCTTGGAATACGTCGATTGGGCTGTTTAACGAATCTGGGGAAATGTTGGCATGGAGTTTTGTGTGGCCAACGGGGGCGATTGGGCCGCTAGAGGTGGCGAAGGATCACTTTCGGAAAGGATACGGAACGCTGATTACGAAAGCCATTGCAAGGGAGGTGGCCAAGGTTGGATTGAATTGCTATGGAACGGTGGTCAGCACAAACGCGCCCTCCATTGCCATGTTTAACAAACTCGGATTTCAACGACTGGAGACTACGTATTATGTTCGAACCTTTGCTAAGAAGCTGGTCGAGTATGATCACTAA